In Dromaius novaehollandiae isolate bDroNov1 chromosome 2, bDroNov1.hap1, whole genome shotgun sequence, one DNA window encodes the following:
- the TMEM276 gene encoding transmembrane protein 276 isoform X2, with protein sequence MAGEWGPALGNALLCAVSLRAALRTRQALAAAEALVAPRPPATAAAAATATPGAWACAVLAPPLLAFGFHWLNGDRATANLLLAAAVAAAAAGGRLAEEARVLAARSAAALAAGGLLVLAALTGSGGGALGGLLLGAGGLLWGLPPGALPLCPPAVARPWLLAAAGWALQRALGAQHRAWR encoded by the exons ATGGCCGGCGAGTGGGGCCCGGCGCTGGGCAACGCGCTGCTGTGCGCCGTGAGCCTGCGCGCGGCCCTGCGCACCCGCCAG GCGCTGGCGGCCGCCGAGGCGCTGGtggccccacgtccccccgccaccgccgccgccgctgccaccgCCACGCCGGGCGCCTGGGCCTGCGCCGTGCTGGCACCGCCGCTGCTGGCTTTCGGCTTCCACTGGCTCAACGGCGACCGCGCCACCGCCAACCTGCTGCTGGCCgcggccgtggcggcggcggcggccggcgggcgccTGGCGGAGGAGGCGCGGGTGCTGgcggcccgctccgccgccgccctggcCGCCGGCGGCCTGCTGGTGCTGGCGGCGCTgacgggcagcggcggcggggcgctgggcgggctgctgctgggcgccggggggctgctgtgggggctGCCCCCCGGCGCCCTGCCCCTCTGCCCGCCTGCCGTCGCccggccctggctgctggcggcggccggCTGGGCCTTGCAGCGGGCCCTCGGGGCGCAGCACCGCGCCTGGCGCTGA
- the LOC135327384 gene encoding forkhead box protein H1-like, whose protein sequence is MARAPPPSGPGSGPGPGPGPGSGPGSRGRSRGRPQRYRRHPKPPYSYLALIALVIRAAPGRRLKLAQIIQEISSLFPFFAEGYQGWKDSIRHNLSSNACFAKVLKDPAKPKAKGNYWTVDVSRIPPEALKLQNTAVARRQAAAFARDLAPFVLRGWPYGCGAGGGTPVPPPPEPPGGSRGTPRHSSGFSIASLLRDFQRGDEPPPPPPSGAPRAAVVAAAGGSGPPPAPPGSPGGAAGWGQLPTSYSTAVAPNVVVPAGGPPPPALPCCAYRPGSPPGWALAPPGAPRPPPGPAADLDMPPNKSVYDVWLSHPGDAGHPALYG, encoded by the exons atggcgcgggcgccgccgccgtcggggccggggtcggggccggggccggggccggggccggggtcggggccggggtcccggggccgctcccggggccgcccgcagcgCTACCGGCGCCACCCCAAGCCGCCCTACTCCTACCTGGCCCTCATCGCCCTCGTCatccgcgccgcccccggccgccgcctcaaGCTCGCCCAG ATCATCCAGGAGATCAGCAGCCTCTTCCCCTTCTTCGCCGAGGGCTACCAGGGCTGGAAGGACTCCATCCGCCACAACCTCTCCTCCAACGCCTGCTTCGCCAAG GTGCTGAAGGACCCGGCCAAGCCCAAGGCCAAGGGCAACTACTGGACGGTGGACGTGAGCCGCATCCCGCCGGAGGCCCTCAAGCTGCAGAACACGGCCGTGGCGCGGCGGCAGGCGGCCGCCTTCGCCCGCGACCTGGCCCCCTTCGTGCTGCGGGGCTGGCCCtacggctgcggcgccgggggggggacaccggtgccccccccccccgagccccccggcggcagccgcgggACCCCCCGGCACAGCTCCGGCTTCTCCATCGCCTCGCTGCTCCGGGACTTCCAGCGCGGCGACgagccgccaccgccgccgccgtcggGTGCCCCCCGGGcagcggtggtggcggcggcgggggggtccgggccgcccccagcccccccgggaagccccggcggggcggcgggctgggggcagctgcccACGTCGTACAGCACGGCCGTGGCCCCCAACGTGGTGGTGCCggccggcggccccccgcccccggccctgccctgctgcgcctaccggcccggcagccccccgggctGGGCGctggccccccccggcgccccccgcccgccgcccggccccgccgccgacCTCGACATGCCGCCCAACAAGAGCGTCTACGACGTGTGGCTGAGCCACCCCGGCGACGCGGGGCACCCGGCGCTCTACGGCTag
- the TMEM276 gene encoding transmembrane protein 276 isoform X1 encodes MAGEWGPALGNALLCAVSLRAALRTRQVNCGSAAGFLLQALAAAEALVAPRPPATAAAAATATPGAWACAVLAPPLLAFGFHWLNGDRATANLLLAAAVAAAAAGGRLAEEARVLAARSAAALAAGGLLVLAALTGSGGGALGGLLLGAGGLLWGLPPGALPLCPPAVARPWLLAAAGWALQRALGAQHRAWR; translated from the exons ATGGCCGGCGAGTGGGGCCCGGCGCTGGGCAACGCGCTGCTGTGCGCCGTGAGCCTGCGCGCGGCCCTGCGCACCCGCCAG GTGAACTGCGGCTCGGCCGCCGGCTTCCTGCTGCAGGCGCTGGCGGCCGCCGAGGCGCTGGtggccccacgtccccccgccaccgccgccgccgctgccaccgCCACGCCGGGCGCCTGGGCCTGCGCCGTGCTGGCACCGCCGCTGCTGGCTTTCGGCTTCCACTGGCTCAACGGCGACCGCGCCACCGCCAACCTGCTGCTGGCCgcggccgtggcggcggcggcggccggcgggcgccTGGCGGAGGAGGCGCGGGTGCTGgcggcccgctccgccgccgccctggcCGCCGGCGGCCTGCTGGTGCTGGCGGCGCTgacgggcagcggcggcggggcgctgggcgggctgctgctgggcgccggggggctgctgtgggggctGCCCCCCGGCGCCCTGCCCCTCTGCCCGCCTGCCGTCGCccggccctggctgctggcggcggccggCTGGGCCTTGCAGCGGGCCCTCGGGGCGCAGCACCGCGCCTGGCGCTGA
- the LOC135327385 gene encoding forkhead box protein H1-like, translating to MAEPRGGRKRYRRHPKPPYSYLALIALVIRAAPGRRLKLAQIIQEISSLFPFFAEGYQGWKDSIRHNLSSNACFAKVLKDPAKPKAKGNYWTVDVSRIPPEALKLQNTAVARRQAAAFARDLAPFVLRGQRYPRRAPPPAGTPPSPPPAPHRSPFSIERLLQPPTPPPSGPTVPPRTPSAAPPAWQGPPPGLALALLPACFALAPPACRACLGPPPPPPEPWALRPPRCAPPGLLRG from the exons ATGGCGGAGCCGCGGGGGGGGAGGAAGCGCTACCGGCGGCACCCCAAGCCGCCCTACTCCTACCTGGCCCTCATCGCCCTCGTCatccgcgccgcccccggccgccgcctcaaGCTCGCCCAG aTCATCCAGGAGATCAGCAGCCTCTTCCCCTTCTTCGCCGAGGGCTACCAGGGCTGGAAGGACTCCATCCGCCACAACCTCTCCTCCAACGCCTGCTTCGCCAAG GTGCTGAAGGACCCGGCCAAGCCCAAGGCCAAGGGCAACTACTGGACGGTGGACGTGAGCCGCATCCCGCCGGAGGCCCTCAAGCTGCAGAACACGGCCGTGGCGCGGCGGCAGGCGGCCGCCTTCGCCCGCGACCTGGCCCCCTTCGTGCTGCGGGGGCAGCGGTacccgcgccgggcccccccgccggcggGGACCCCCCCatcgccgccgccagcgccccaCCGCAGCCCCTTCTCCATCGAGCGCCTGCTGCAGCCGCCGACGCCGCCGCCGTCCGGACCCACCGTTCCCCCCCGGAcgcccagcgccgcccccccggcgtggcaagggcccccccccggcctggccTTGGCCCTGCTGCCCGCCTGCTTCGCCCTGGCCCCCCCCGCCTGCCGCGCCTGCctcggccccccgccgccccccccggagccctgggcgctgcgccccccccgctgcgcccccccggggctgctgaGGGGCTGA
- the PPP1R16A gene encoding protein phosphatase 1 regulatory subunit 16A → MAEHLELLAEMPAVGRMGTQERLKHAQKRRTQQLKKWAQLEKEAQGMRVGAERRRKSGGGEKRVTFPASVQLLEAAARNDAEEVRQFLQNGVSPNLCNEDGLTALHQCCIDDYGDVVKLLLEAGADVNACDSELWTPLHAAATCGHLHLVELLIRHGANLLAVNSDGNMPYDLCEDEVTLDRIETAMAEHGITQEKIEEARAATERGMVEDIRQLIRAGADLNAPLDHGATLLHIASANGYLEAAELLLERKASMSARDEDGWEPLHAAACWGQIQLVELLVAHGADLNGKSVLDETPLDVCGDEEVRAKLLELKHKHDAIMKSHEKHKSLLQRRTSSAGSRGKVVRRVSVTERTNLYRKEHEREAIVWQRESEGEDEDRQTDAELRLHLAGPEGEAAAPGETPEGPAQRNGTAGPKHLYSKKPERGAACPPGEPPAEPPRDRAHHTLADLKRQRAAAKLQRPRPEESPCGEGLAPAEPHAEPHAEPRAEPRAGDPPLLKLMAPAEDVPPEKQRCCKVM, encoded by the exons ATGGCCgagcacctggagctgctggcggAGATGCCGGCGGTGGGCAGGATGGGCACGCAGGAGCGCCTGAAGCACGCCCAGAAGCGCCGGACGCAGCAGCTGAAGAAGTGGgcgcagctggagaaggaggCGCAGGGCATGAGGGTCGGggcggagaggaggaggaagagcggcgGCGGGGAGAAGCGCGTGACGTTCCCCGCCAGCGTCCAGCTGCTGGAGGCGGCCGCTCGGAACGACGCTGAGGAAG TTCGCCAGTTCCTCCAGAACGGCGTCAGCCCCAACCTGTGCAACGAGGACGGCCTCACCGCGCTGCACCAG TGCTGCATCGACGACTACGGGGACGTCGtgaagctgctgctggaggccgGCGCCGACGTCAACGCCTGCGACAGCGAGCTCTGGACGCCGCTGCACGCCGCCGCGACCTGCGGCCACCTGCACCTCGTGGAGCTGCTCATCCGGCA CGGTGCCAACCTCCTCGCCGTCAACTCGGACGGCAACATGCCCTACGACCTGTGCGAGGACGAGGTGACGCTGGACCGCATCGAGACGGCCATGGCGGAGCACG GCATCACCCAGGAGAAGATCGAGGAGGCGCGGGCCGCCACGGAGCGCGGCATGGTGGAGGACATCCGGCAGCTCATCCGGGCCGGCGCCGACCTCAACGCGCCGCTGGACCACGGTGCCACGCTG ctgcaCATTGCGTCGGCCAACGGCTACCTGGAGGCTgccgagctgctgctggagcGCAAGGCCAGCATGAGCGCCAGGGACGAGGACGGCTGGGAGCCCCTCCACGCCGCCGCGTgctgggggcag ATCCAGCTGGTGGAGCTGCTGGTGGCTCACGGGGCCGACCTCAACGGGAAGTCGGTGCTGGACGAGACGCCGCTGG ACGTGTGCGGCGACGAAGAGGTCCGGGCCAAGCTGCTGGAGCTGAAGCACAAGCACGACGCCATCATGAAGTCGCACGAGAAGCACAAGTCGCTGCTGCAGCGCCGCACCTCCAGCGCCGGCAGTCGCGG GAAGGTGGTGCGGCGGGTGAGCGTGACGGAGCGCACCAACCTCTACCGCAAGGAGCACGAGAGGGAGGCCATCGTCTGGCAgcgggagagcgagggcgaggacGAGGACCGGCAGACGGACGCCGAGCTCCGCCTGCACCTTGCC GGCCCCGAGGGAGAGGCGGCGGCTCCGGGAGAGACGCCGGAGGGCCCGGCCCAACGCAACGGCACCGCCGGCCCCAAGCACCTCTACTCCAAGAagccggagcgcggcgcggcctgcCCCCCGGGCGAgccccccgccgagcccccccgcgACCGGGCCCACCACACCCTCGCCGACCTCAagcggcagcgggcggccgccAAGCTGCAGCGCCCGCGCCCCGAGGAGTCCCCCTGCGGCGAGGGCCTGGCGCCCGCCGAGCcccacgccgagccccacgccgagccccgcgccgagccccgcgccggcGACCCGCCGCTGCTCAAGCTGATGGCCCCCGCCGAGGACGTGCCGCCCGAGAAGCAGCGCTGCTGCAAGGTGATGTGA